One Microcebus murinus isolate Inina chromosome 10, M.murinus_Inina_mat1.0, whole genome shotgun sequence DNA segment encodes these proteins:
- the LOC105862176 gene encoding olfactory receptor 2L13, with product MEKWNHTSSDFTLLGLFPPNKTGLLLLFLIILVFFLASVGNSAMIHLIRVDPRLHTPMYFLLSQLSLMDLMYISSTIPKMAFNFLSGQKGISFLGCGVQSFFFLTMACSEGLLLASMAYDRYVAICHPLHYPIRMSNRMCIKMIIGSWTLGSINSLAHTVYALHIPYCRSRAINHFFCDVPAMLPLACMDTWVYEYMVFVSTTLFLLLPFLGITASYGRVLFSVYHMCSKEGRKKAFATCSTHLTVVTFYYAPFVYTYLRPRNLRSPAEDKILAVFYTMLTPMLNPIIYSLRNKDVLEAMTRVFGIFSSLKE from the coding sequence ATGGAGAAATGGAATCACACTTCAAGTGATTTCACTTTGTTAGGGTTGTTCCCACCAAATAAAACTGGCCTTCTTCTCTTGTTCCTTATTATCCTCGTATTCTTCCTGGCCTCGGTGGGTAACTCAGCCATGATTCACCTCATACGTGTGGATCCCCGTCTCCATACACCAATGTACTTTCTGCTCAGCCAGCTCTCCCTCATGGACCTGATGTACATCTCCAGCACCATCCCCAAGATGGCTTTCAACTTCCTCTCTGGCCAGAAAGGCATCTCCTTCCTGGGATGTGGTGTGCAAAGCTTCTTCTTTCTGACCATGGCATGTTCTGAAGGCTTACTCCTGGCCTCCATGGCCTATGACCGGTACGTGGCCATCTGCCATCCCCTCCATTATCCCATCCGCATGAGTAACAGGATGTGTATAAAGATGATCATAGGATCTTGGACACTGGGGTCCATCAACTCCTTGGCACACACAGTCTATGCCCTCCATATTCCTTACTGCAGGTCTAGGGCCATTAATCATTTCTTCTGTGATGTCCCAGCCATGTTGCCTCTTGCGTGTATGGATACTTGGGTCTATGAGTACATGGTTTTTGTGAGCACaaccctctttctccttcttccttttctgggtATCACTGCTTCCTATGGCCGGGTCCTATTTTCTGTCTACCATATGTGCtcaaaggagggaagaaaaaaggctTTTGCAACCTGTTCAACACATTTGACTGTAGTGACCTTTTACTATGCACCTTTTGTCTACACCTATCTTCGGCCCAGGAATCTCCGCTCACCAGCAGAAGATAAGATCCTGGCAGTCTTCTACACCATGCTCACTCCTATGCTCAATCCCAtcatctacagcctgaggaaTAAGGATGTCCTTGAGGCCATGACAAGAGTGTTTGGGATATTCTCCTCTCTGAAAGAATGA